In one Mucilaginibacter ginsenosidivorax genomic region, the following are encoded:
- a CDS encoding TCR/Tet family MFS transporter has product MTKKPQKKQSAALGFIFVTLFIDVLGLAVTIPVMPKLLENLGHVDVSTAAQYSGYLTFTYASMQFLFSSVVGNLSDRYGRRPILLSSLLGFGIDYIFMAFAPTIAWLFVGRVIAGITGASTSTATAYIADVSTGKNRAANFGLVGAASGVGFIVGLAMGSFLGEISVRLPFMAAAAFALVNAAYGYFVLPESLAPENRRKFDWKKSNPISSLRSLNRYPALGGLVGAFALVYVAQKAVEYVLAFFLIEKFQWSQISIGYLGVFIGVVLVAIQGGLIRYTIPKFGQEKNIVAGLLFYALGLVLIAFASHGWMVYVYMVPYCLGGISGPALQGLITGTVSAKEQGELQGSLTSLTSVAVIIGPLLMSSVFHLFTHKDTTAYFPGAPYILGAVLMLTSTFLAVKSFKKVPVPKKAKAV; this is encoded by the coding sequence ATGACTAAAAAACCTCAAAAGAAGCAGTCGGCAGCGCTGGGCTTTATATTTGTTACGCTGTTTATTGATGTGCTTGGTTTAGCGGTTACTATCCCGGTAATGCCCAAACTGCTCGAAAACCTGGGGCATGTTGATGTAAGCACCGCCGCGCAGTACAGTGGTTACTTAACTTTCACCTACGCTTCCATGCAATTCCTTTTCTCGTCGGTTGTAGGTAACCTTAGCGATAGGTACGGCCGCCGGCCCATCCTGCTTAGTTCATTACTTGGTTTTGGGATAGATTATATTTTTATGGCCTTTGCCCCTACCATAGCCTGGCTTTTTGTTGGCCGCGTTATAGCTGGCATCACCGGCGCCAGCACCAGTACAGCAACAGCCTACATTGCCGATGTAAGCACCGGCAAAAACCGCGCGGCAAATTTTGGACTGGTAGGCGCTGCATCGGGTGTGGGTTTTATTGTAGGCCTGGCTATGGGTAGCTTCCTGGGCGAGATTAGTGTGAGGCTGCCATTTATGGCTGCAGCTGCCTTTGCCCTGGTTAATGCGGCATACGGCTACTTTGTACTCCCAGAATCATTAGCGCCTGAAAACCGCCGTAAATTTGACTGGAAAAAATCGAACCCAATAAGCTCATTACGCAGCCTTAACCGCTATCCTGCCCTTGGTGGCCTGGTTGGTGCATTCGCGCTGGTTTATGTGGCCCAAAAGGCTGTAGAATATGTTCTGGCCTTCTTTTTAATTGAAAAGTTTCAGTGGAGCCAAATCAGTATTGGTTACCTGGGGGTGTTTATTGGTGTTGTGCTGGTTGCTATACAGGGCGGCCTTATCAGGTATACCATCCCTAAGTTCGGCCAGGAAAAAAATATTGTGGCAGGCCTGTTGTTTTACGCCCTTGGCCTGGTGCTTATTGCCTTTGCCAGCCACGGCTGGATGGTTTATGTTTATATGGTGCCTTACTGCCTGGGCGGAATTTCGGGACCAGCCTTACAAGGGTTAATTACCGGTACAGTATCGGCAAAAGAACAGGGCGAACTGCAAGGCTCTTTAACCAGCTTAACCAGTGTGGCCGTTATTATAGGCCCGCTGCTGATGAGTTCGGTTTTCCACTTGTTTACACATAAAGATACCACTGCTTATTTCCCGGGTGCACCTTATATATTGGGTGCGGTACTAATGCTCACCAGTACTTTCCTGGCCGTAAAAAGTTTTAAAAAGGTACCCGTTCCCAAAAAAGCAAAAGCAGTTTAA
- a CDS encoding 3'-5' exonuclease family protein, with the protein MAYIMVDIESDGPIPGGFSMISFGAVLVQYGLDKTFYGQLKSISENYIPEALAVSGHTREEVLSFDDPATVMANFATWIKTVCKDQPIFISDNNGFDWMFICWYFHHFTGKNPFGFSSQNLGSLYKGMVKDMFKNFKHLRKTAHTHHPVDDAKGNAEALLTLKREHELKIKL; encoded by the coding sequence ATGGCTTATATTATGGTAGATATAGAAAGTGATGGCCCAATTCCGGGCGGCTTTTCTATGATCTCTTTCGGCGCTGTGCTTGTACAGTATGGCCTCGACAAAACTTTTTACGGACAACTAAAATCGATATCTGAAAATTATATTCCCGAAGCCCTGGCTGTTTCGGGCCATACGCGCGAAGAGGTTTTATCATTCGACGACCCGGCTACGGTTATGGCCAATTTTGCAACCTGGATAAAAACTGTTTGTAAAGATCAGCCCATTTTCATTAGCGACAATAACGGGTTCGATTGGATGTTCATCTGCTGGTATTTCCATCACTTTACAGGTAAAAACCCGTTTGGATTCAGTTCGCAAAACCTGGGCAGCCTGTATAAAGGCATGGTTAAAGATATGTTCAAAAACTTTAAACACCTGCGCAAAACAGCACATACCCATCACCCGGTTGACGATGCAAAAGGAAACGCCGAGGCCTTGCTCACCTTAAAACGCGAACACGAATTAAAGATCAAATTATAG
- a CDS encoding TCR/Tet family MFS transporter, whose translation MDKPAKLKPQAALGFIFVTMLIDVIGFGIIIPVMPKLIEKLIHGTVSQASLYSGLMLLAYSVMQFLFSPVIGNLSDKYGRRPVLLSSLLGFGVDYLFLAFAPSVGWLFVGRTIAGITGASFTTASAYIADISTPEKRAQNFGMIGVAFGIGFIIGPVLGGILGKWNVHYPFFAAAGLALLNAAYGFFILPESLSLDHRRPFDWKRANPLGSLLQLKKYPSVIGLAASLFLVYFAAQSVQSVWTFYTILKFNWSEDIVGYSLGFIGLMIAMVQGGLIRVTLPKLGLERSIWMGLLLYSTGLILFAIATHTWMMFAFMIPYALGGIAGPALQGLMSNQVPANEQGELQGGLTSLMSLSSIFGPWIMTTLFYYFTNFKNHLYLPGAPFILGAILMLLAALLAIRSFKKK comes from the coding sequence ATGGATAAACCTGCCAAACTTAAGCCACAGGCCGCATTGGGCTTTATTTTTGTTACCATGCTGATAGATGTTATCGGCTTTGGTATCATTATACCCGTAATGCCTAAACTGATAGAGAAATTAATACATGGCACCGTTAGCCAGGCATCGTTATATTCGGGGCTTATGCTGCTGGCCTATTCGGTAATGCAATTCCTGTTTTCGCCGGTGATTGGCAACCTGAGCGATAAATATGGCCGCCGGCCGGTGTTATTATCATCCCTGTTAGGATTCGGCGTCGATTATCTATTCCTCGCATTTGCACCATCAGTAGGCTGGCTGTTTGTTGGCCGCACTATAGCTGGTATAACGGGCGCAAGTTTTACAACCGCTTCTGCTTATATCGCTGATATCAGCACTCCCGAAAAACGCGCACAAAACTTCGGGATGATAGGGGTTGCTTTCGGCATCGGCTTTATTATTGGCCCGGTGCTGGGCGGTATTTTAGGAAAATGGAATGTTCATTATCCATTTTTTGCGGCCGCTGGCTTGGCCTTATTAAATGCAGCTTATGGCTTCTTTATCTTGCCAGAGTCGCTGTCGTTAGACCACCGCCGACCCTTTGACTGGAAACGCGCCAATCCATTGGGGTCATTATTACAGCTCAAAAAATATCCATCAGTAATTGGCCTCGCCGCTTCGTTGTTCCTGGTGTATTTTGCTGCACAATCTGTACAAAGCGTATGGACGTTTTATACCATCCTGAAATTTAATTGGAGCGAAGATATAGTAGGCTATTCATTAGGGTTTATTGGCTTGATGATAGCCATGGTTCAGGGTGGCTTAATACGGGTAACATTACCCAAGCTGGGTTTGGAACGCAGTATATGGATGGGCCTTTTGCTGTACAGCACCGGGTTGATACTATTTGCAATTGCCACCCATACCTGGATGATGTTTGCTTTTATGATTCCTTATGCCCTGGGCGGTATTGCGGGTCCCGCTTTACAGGGCTTGATGAGTAACCAGGTACCCGCCAATGAGCAGGGCGAACTACAAGGCGGCCTAACCAGCCTCATGAGTTTAAGCTCGATATTTGGCCCATGGATAATGACCACCTTGTTTTACTATTTTACCAATTTCAAAAACCACCTGTATTTACCCGGAGCTCCGTTTATTTTGGGGGCCATACTGATGCTTTTGGCTGCATTGCTGGCTATCAGGAGTTTTAAAAAGAAGTAA
- a CDS encoding DUF1624 domain-containing protein, with amino-acid sequence MATTLKNRITSIDFLRGTIMIIMALDHVRDYLYKGSFLFDPLDLDKTSGVLFFTRWITHFCAPIFMLLAGTSAFLMSRKKTKNELSVFLVKRGLWLVFLELVVVNFGWNFNIAFPMLLFITIWALGISMIVLAALIHLPKTAILVLSLAVIFGHNLLDGVHVAGNNIAGFGWAFLHDQRPFFWGHEILLVGYPIIPLVAIMPLGYCLGQLFTPEYSVEKRRKTLFIMGAASLVLFVVIRYLNVYGDPVKWTVQKDAFFTFLSFIKVNKYPPSLLYILLTVGSALLFLAFTEKLQNTVVRVVSVYGRVPMFYYLIHIYIIHLIALVASALTPGQNWKIWILDQPIWFTTSLKGYGFSLPVAYLVWIVIVVGLYPLCKRYDTYKQAHKEKWWLSYL; translated from the coding sequence ATGGCAACAACACTTAAAAACAGGATAACATCGATTGATTTTCTTCGTGGCACCATCATGATCATTATGGCGCTTGACCACGTGCGCGATTACCTGTATAAAGGCTCGTTTTTATTTGATCCGCTTGATTTAGATAAAACATCCGGTGTGTTGTTTTTTACCCGTTGGATAACCCATTTTTGCGCGCCCATTTTCATGCTGCTGGCAGGCACCTCGGCATTTTTAATGAGCCGCAAGAAAACAAAGAATGAGCTATCTGTTTTCCTGGTAAAACGTGGCCTTTGGTTGGTGTTCCTGGAGCTGGTGGTAGTCAATTTCGGCTGGAACTTTAATATCGCCTTCCCGATGTTGCTGTTTATAACCATATGGGCCCTGGGGATAAGTATGATTGTACTTGCGGCACTAATCCATTTGCCTAAAACCGCTATTCTTGTTCTTAGCCTTGCAGTTATATTCGGCCATAATTTATTGGATGGCGTGCATGTGGCCGGTAATAATATAGCCGGTTTTGGCTGGGCTTTTCTTCATGATCAGCGTCCGTTTTTCTGGGGACATGAAATACTTTTAGTAGGTTATCCTATAATTCCGCTGGTTGCAATTATGCCATTAGGCTATTGCCTGGGGCAATTGTTTACCCCGGAATACAGCGTGGAAAAACGCAGGAAAACTTTATTTATAATGGGTGCCGCTTCCCTGGTATTATTTGTAGTGATCAGGTATCTTAACGTATACGGCGATCCTGTTAAATGGACTGTACAGAAGGATGCGTTTTTTACCTTCCTTTCGTTTATCAAAGTCAATAAATATCCACCTTCGTTGTTGTATATTTTATTAACAGTGGGTTCAGCTTTGCTATTCCTGGCCTTTACAGAAAAGCTACAGAATACCGTGGTTAGGGTAGTATCTGTGTACGGAAGGGTACCTATGTTTTACTATCTTATCCATATCTACATTATTCACCTTATAGCCCTTGTTGCATCCGCCCTTACGCCAGGACAAAACTGGAAAATCTGGATACTTGATCAGCCAATATGGTTTACCACATCGCTTAAAGGCTACGGGTTTTCGTTGCCGGTTGCGTACCTGGTTTGGATAGTTATTGTTGTAGGCCTGTATCCGTTGTGCAAACGGTATGATACATACAAACAGGCGCATAAAGAAAAATGGTGGCTGAGTTATTTATAG
- a CDS encoding redoxin domain-containing protein, with the protein MKYRKLLLVLPAILALQNIYAQNSHLTLSARFPAVAEKIKLTYNPAGTPVDGKKDIAAEVYFIDGKDNPVADVTLKTSGALLTGDFTVPASAKAFFVKLYSGEAVDNNADKGYLFSVYQNGKPVQGAYEAEAFVLSSGVGARFGGIKADNDKALELFKKEDEVYPKGERLFNIQYYSILAKKKDPQTVVLVNAKIKTLEKSDDEKDLVLATNMLNWTKQSASADSMVAVIKKRFPEGTTAKNDAAVEVYKIADLGKKDSAYNAYIAKYPPRPEDKIPALDFVRTQLASGYLKKGDMESFNKYAALVKNKTVLAQEYNNTAYEWGKAGDKLGEAEKLSKRSLDIMAEGVKNPVAGAYASPKAVAKRSQESYDNYADTYAFILYKEKKYDEAYKYQKAVYATNTYNDPEINEHYVLILNALGKYAESQQVIEGALKAGKGSDVLKNELKTDYMKLKGSQAGYDEYLASLINFARNKKRVELAKQMINQPALPFALKDFEGNTVSLASLKGKVVIVDFWATWCGPCKASFPGMQTAVNNFKDDADVKFLFVDTWENGDNYADGVKKFIADKKYSFYVLMDEKGADGRQSKVVSQFGVDGIPTKFIIDKNGNIRFKVVGFDGSTDGLVDEVTAMIDMAKEPAAAASVVTKESMK; encoded by the coding sequence ATGAAATATCGCAAACTGCTGCTGGTTTTGCCTGCCATACTGGCGCTGCAAAACATTTATGCGCAAAACAGTCACCTTACTTTATCGGCCCGGTTTCCCGCAGTCGCCGAGAAAATAAAATTAACCTATAACCCTGCCGGGACGCCGGTTGACGGGAAGAAGGATATCGCAGCCGAAGTTTATTTTATTGATGGCAAGGATAACCCTGTTGCCGATGTAACCCTAAAAACCAGCGGCGCTTTGCTAACCGGCGATTTTACCGTGCCTGCATCTGCAAAGGCCTTTTTTGTAAAGCTGTACAGTGGCGAGGCTGTTGACAACAATGCCGATAAAGGATACCTGTTTTCTGTTTATCAAAACGGAAAGCCCGTGCAAGGTGCTTATGAAGCCGAAGCGTTTGTTTTAAGCAGCGGCGTTGGCGCGCGATTTGGCGGTATAAAAGCCGATAATGATAAGGCCCTTGAATTGTTTAAAAAAGAAGATGAGGTGTATCCTAAAGGCGAGCGTCTTTTTAATATCCAATATTATTCTATACTGGCTAAGAAAAAAGATCCGCAAACTGTTGTTTTGGTAAACGCCAAAATAAAAACGCTGGAGAAAAGCGATGACGAGAAAGACCTGGTGCTGGCGACAAACATGCTCAACTGGACAAAGCAGTCGGCATCGGCCGATTCGATGGTGGCAGTGATCAAAAAACGATTCCCCGAAGGTACAACAGCAAAAAATGACGCTGCCGTAGAGGTTTACAAAATAGCCGATCTGGGCAAAAAGGATTCGGCTTACAATGCCTATATCGCCAAATATCCGCCCAGGCCAGAAGATAAAATTCCGGCGCTTGATTTTGTAAGAACTCAGTTGGCCTCCGGTTATCTTAAAAAAGGAGATATGGAATCCTTTAACAAGTATGCCGCACTTGTGAAAAACAAAACTGTTTTGGCACAAGAGTATAATAATACTGCTTACGAGTGGGGCAAGGCCGGTGATAAACTGGGCGAAGCAGAAAAATTATCCAAACGATCATTAGATATCATGGCCGAAGGGGTGAAGAACCCCGTAGCCGGGGCTTATGCATCGCCAAAAGCTGTGGCTAAACGTAGCCAGGAATCATATGATAATTATGCAGATACCTACGCCTTTATTTTATACAAGGAGAAGAAGTACGATGAAGCCTACAAATATCAAAAAGCAGTGTATGCAACCAACACCTATAATGATCCCGAAATAAATGAGCATTACGTGTTGATACTGAATGCCCTTGGTAAATATGCCGAATCGCAACAAGTAATTGAAGGCGCTTTAAAAGCCGGCAAGGGATCAGATGTTTTAAAAAATGAGTTAAAAACCGATTATATGAAGTTGAAAGGCAGCCAGGCAGGTTACGATGAATACCTTGCTTCCCTTATCAATTTTGCCCGGAATAAAAAACGTGTCGAACTGGCCAAACAAATGATTAACCAGCCCGCATTACCCTTTGCTTTAAAAGATTTTGAAGGCAACACCGTATCACTGGCCAGCCTGAAAGGCAAAGTGGTTATTGTTGATTTTTGGGCAACCTGGTGCGGCCCTTGTAAAGCATCGTTCCCTGGTATGCAAACTGCTGTAAATAATTTTAAGGACGATGCAGATGTGAAATTTTTATTTGTTGATACATGGGAAAACGGCGATAACTATGCCGACGGTGTAAAGAAATTTATTGCTGATAAAAAGTACAGTTTTTATGTGCTGATGGACGAAAAAGGGGCCGATGGCCGCCAATCAAAGGTGGTATCGCAATTTGGGGTTGATGGTATCCCTACCAAGTTTATTATCGACAAAAATGGTAATATCCGCTTTAAAGTTGTTGGATTTGACGGCTCGACTGATGGATTGGTTGATGAAGTTACCGCCATGATTGATATGGCTAAAGAGCCTGCAGCTGCTGCAAGTGTAGTGACTAAGGAAAGTATGAAGTAG
- a CDS encoding LOG family protein: MTGDDKIRQAFENKNWQEIKVTDSWQIFKIMAEFVDGFEKLAKIGPCVSIFGSARTHNDNKYYQLAEGAARLLTEHGYGVISGGGPGIMEAANKGAYEAGGKSVGLNIELPFEQFHNKYIDRDKIMEFDYFFIRKVMFMKYSQGFIILPGGFGTMDESFEAMTLIQTGKIARFPIIFVGVDYWKGLFSWIEEKMLADQHNINPDDLMLYRVVDTAEEAVDHITRFYNKYVLKPNF, translated from the coding sequence ATGACCGGAGATGATAAAATAAGACAAGCATTTGAAAACAAAAACTGGCAGGAAATAAAGGTTACGGATTCCTGGCAGATATTTAAAATAATGGCCGAATTTGTTGACGGCTTTGAAAAACTGGCCAAAATTGGCCCATGCGTATCCATATTCGGATCGGCACGTACCCATAACGATAACAAGTATTACCAATTGGCCGAAGGGGCTGCCCGCCTGCTTACCGAGCATGGCTATGGTGTAATATCGGGCGGCGGACCAGGTATCATGGAGGCAGCCAACAAAGGCGCGTACGAAGCGGGGGGCAAATCGGTAGGTTTAAATATCGAACTGCCGTTTGAGCAGTTCCACAATAAATATATTGATAGGGATAAGATCATGGAGTTTGATTACTTTTTTATCCGCAAGGTGATGTTTATGAAATACTCGCAAGGCTTCATTATTTTGCCCGGCGGTTTTGGAACAATGGATGAGTCCTTCGAGGCCATGACGTTGATCCAAACCGGTAAAATTGCGCGGTTCCCTATTATTTTTGTGGGTGTTGATTACTGGAAAGGCTTGTTTAGCTGGATAGAAGAAAAAATGCTGGCCGATCAGCACAACATCAACCCAGATGACCTGATGCTTTACCGCGTAGTTGATACCGCCGAAGAGGCAGTTGATCATATTACCCGTTTCTACAACAAATATGTGTTGAAGCCGAATTTTTAA